One part of the Treponema sp. OMZ 787 genome encodes these proteins:
- a CDS encoding OmpH family outer membrane protein: protein MNKKGALIIVIMLLLSLGIYAQQITRFAVIDTGLIFDTFRRDAKAARDYQEKKEKFENQKKLLEAEIVQLRQKKVNAEADGKDSEVKKYEEKIKSKITLLMEYVKASNDELNMLRKNLINDDTFYSSLYEAVSRVAESEGYTMVLSYEHNTGIIWYSPTVDITDKVIQELRKQSE from the coding sequence ATGAATAAAAAAGGTGCTTTGATTATTGTTATAATGTTATTGTTGTCTCTTGGAATCTATGCACAGCAAATTACCCGCTTTGCAGTAATAGATACAGGTCTTATTTTCGATACATTTAGGCGTGATGCAAAGGCGGCAAGGGACTATCAGGAAAAGAAAGAGAAATTTGAAAATCAAAAAAAGCTTCTTGAGGCTGAAATCGTACAGCTTAGACAAAAAAAAGTTAATGCAGAAGCTGACGGAAAAGACTCTGAAGTAAAAAAATATGAAGAAAAAATAAAGAGCAAAATTACCTTATTGATGGAATATGTAAAGGCTTCCAATGACGAATTGAATATGCTCAGAAAAAATCTTATCAATGATGATACTTTTTACAGCAGCTTATATGAAGCCGTCAGCCGAGTTGCCGAATCTGAAGGCTACACAATGGTTTTAAGCTATGAGCATAATACAGGCATCATATGGTACAGCCCTACTGTCGATATTACCGACAAGGTTATTCAAGAATTAAGAAAACAAAGTGAATAA